The Chitinophaga caeni genome segment GAAAGTGCACCCATCGATGATGAGCGGAAGCCGCCATTAAAGGCGGAAGCAATTACATTAAGGGCCTTGTATTATTATATCCTCACAAGCATGTTCCAAGATGTACCATTTTATACTAATGATATCAATAGCTTGGATGCCCTGACGGAAGTCATGAAATTGGGAAGAATGCCGGCTAATGAAACGAGGACTTACCTGGTCGACGAGTTGTTGCAATACGTTAGCTATTTACCGCAACAAAGAACTTCGGAAGTAGCGGATAACCGGATCTCTGCCCCGATGGCATATATGTTGATAGGGAAAATGGCGCTATGGAACAAGGATTATGAAACCTGTGTTTCCGCCATGAAGGAAATTCAGAAGATATATGGTCAACTGCTTCAATACCCCTTGGAAGATGTGTATTTCAGGAATAAAAACACGCCGGAATCAATCTTCGAAATTCAATATACCTGGTCGGCAACCGGCTTAAAGAAAACCACGACGGTAGCAGCATTTTTTACGCCATCTAAAAAATCGGGTACTAGTACCTACGATGGTGTGAACATCCCGGAACTGGGGGCCGAAGCTAACCCGTTTACCTGCATTACGCCGACAGAATATTTTATGTCGCTATATGATTTAACTGATCCCCGGAAGGAAATGATCTTGGCATATAGCTACGACGGGCAATATTTCAGCAGGCCTATGGCGAACAATGGAACAGGGAAAGCCTGGATGGGGCCGAAGTTCTGGTGCCCGGGTATGAATAATATCGCGGATGGAAACAACCAGAAAGTATTCCGTTATGCAGATGCTTTGCTGATGTTAGCGGAAGCGGCCAATGAAACCGGTGAAACTGAATTAGCCATGCAGTGTTTGAACGATGTGAAAACCCGAGCCAATCCTGAATTTGCATTAGATGCCTATCCTGGTAAAAATGAATTTTTCGAAGAATTAAAGAAAGAACGGGGCCGGGAGCTAATGGGCGAATACGGCAGGAAATGGGACCTGGTACGCTGGGGCACTTTCTTTGAAGCCGTCAGCGAAACTTCCGGTGCAGAATACGAAGTGATCCACAATAACTTAAGACCATTCCATGAATATTACCCTATACCGGATAGGGAAGTGCTGAGGTCAGAAGGTGCATTAACAAATCCAAACTATCAATAATCAACATGAATAAAATGAGATCGACCATTATATACA includes the following:
- a CDS encoding RagB/SusD family nutrient uptake outer membrane protein, whose protein sequence is MKKLTYSLLGIILAIAFTCSSCKKLLEEDPKSFVSPGGFYQSEAQCLAALNSCYIPLTSIYMADFMISLEATTDLAFLNSAQLDAKFEISPANPGVGDNIWTNCYKGIMYCNAAIQGIESAPIDDERKPPLKAEAITLRALYYYILTSMFQDVPFYTNDINSLDALTEVMKLGRMPANETRTYLVDELLQYVSYLPQQRTSEVADNRISAPMAYMLIGKMALWNKDYETCVSAMKEIQKIYGQLLQYPLEDVYFRNKNTPESIFEIQYTWSATGLKKTTTVAAFFTPSKKSGTSTYDGVNIPELGAEANPFTCITPTEYFMSLYDLTDPRKEMILAYSYDGQYFSRPMANNGTGKAWMGPKFWCPGMNNIADGNNQKVFRYADALLMLAEAANETGETELAMQCLNDVKTRANPEFALDAYPGKNEFFEELKKERGRELMGEYGRKWDLVRWGTFFEAVSETSGAEYEVIHNNLRPFHEYYPIPDREVLRSEGALTNPNYQ